A window of Pelagicoccus enzymogenes contains these coding sequences:
- a CDS encoding SLC13 family permease, whose protein sequence is MNWEIVLVLLTLLAMLASFAYERIPAELTALLGLSFLLVTGILDTQDALDAFSNAAPITIGAMFIISAALEKSGAIQSIARKLQSFPNAQVTLVLPLLILVVAAISAFINNTPVVVVFLPVVLSLAKQLDIPASKLLIPLSFASIFGGTCTLVGTSTNIVISSVAESHSLPAFSLFELAWVGIPLLVAGTLYLLLVGYRMLPHRETISSILSEEQRREYIIEAFLSEGSPIEDKCLASLPNFQRSGLRVLEVIRHGIALDSDPNNVPLQTGDRILIAASPRTLAQGDPLSSLMEQCGMEQITSAAGGFVEVALRSETHLAGNTPDGLNFFQRYRLTPVAIHRNGRNLNENVAQTQLKGGDILLLLGSNEAIAKLRGEPDFVVIDETPIESPASSRNRLLTLLAIAAMIVVSAAGLLPIAGAAIVAAAFLLITGCLATQDAYRSIQWPILFLIFAMLGVGKALETSGTSDLVATTLVHATQSFVAEAWRPLALLAGIYLITTILTEILSNNAAAVLMATLAIGAAQNLGVDPRPFLVAVAVAASASFATPIGYQTNTYVYGIGGYRFADFLKIGIPLNALAFLLAMLVIPQVWSF, encoded by the coding sequence ATGAACTGGGAAATCGTCCTCGTCCTGCTGACCCTGCTAGCCATGCTCGCCAGCTTCGCCTACGAGCGCATCCCGGCAGAATTGACGGCCCTCCTCGGTCTCTCCTTCTTGCTCGTCACCGGAATACTGGACACCCAGGACGCCCTCGACGCTTTCTCCAACGCCGCCCCTATCACTATCGGGGCCATGTTCATCATCAGCGCCGCCCTTGAGAAAAGCGGCGCCATACAGTCCATCGCCCGCAAGCTGCAATCCTTCCCCAACGCCCAGGTCACCCTGGTGCTCCCCCTACTCATCCTCGTCGTCGCGGCCATCTCGGCCTTCATCAACAACACTCCCGTCGTCGTCGTCTTCCTGCCCGTGGTGCTTTCGCTGGCCAAACAGCTCGACATCCCTGCCTCCAAGCTGCTCATCCCCCTCTCCTTCGCCTCCATTTTCGGCGGCACCTGCACCTTGGTCGGCACCAGTACCAACATCGTCATCAGCTCCGTCGCCGAGAGCCACTCCCTGCCCGCCTTCAGCCTCTTCGAGCTGGCATGGGTCGGCATCCCACTCCTCGTCGCGGGAACGCTCTACCTCCTGTTGGTCGGCTACCGCATGCTGCCGCATCGCGAAACCATCAGCTCGATCCTGAGCGAAGAGCAACGGCGTGAATACATCATCGAAGCCTTCCTCAGCGAAGGCTCCCCCATCGAAGACAAGTGCCTCGCCTCTCTACCCAATTTCCAACGCAGCGGCCTGCGCGTCCTCGAAGTCATCCGACACGGCATCGCTCTGGACTCCGATCCCAATAACGTTCCCCTTCAAACCGGCGACCGCATCCTCATCGCAGCCAGCCCTCGCACCCTCGCCCAAGGCGACCCACTTTCCTCCCTCATGGAGCAATGCGGCATGGAGCAAATCACTTCCGCGGCGGGCGGCTTCGTGGAAGTCGCCCTGCGCTCCGAGACCCATCTTGCGGGCAATACTCCCGATGGTCTCAACTTTTTCCAACGCTATCGACTAACCCCCGTAGCCATCCACCGCAATGGCCGCAACCTCAACGAAAACGTCGCCCAAACCCAACTCAAAGGCGGCGACATCCTATTGCTGCTCGGCAGCAACGAGGCCATCGCCAAGCTGCGCGGCGAACCCGATTTCGTAGTGATCGACGAGACGCCAATCGAGTCGCCCGCCTCCAGCCGCAACCGCCTTCTCACCCTGCTCGCCATCGCAGCCATGATCGTCGTCTCCGCTGCCGGATTGCTTCCCATAGCCGGAGCCGCCATCGTCGCCGCGGCCTTTCTGCTCATCACCGGCTGCCTCGCCACTCAAGACGCCTACCGCTCTATCCAGTGGCCCATCCTTTTCCTCATCTTCGCCATGCTCGGTGTCGGCAAAGCCTTGGAAACCAGCGGGACCTCCGACCTTGTAGCCACCACCCTCGTCCACGCCACCCAAAGCTTCGTCGCCGAAGCCTGGCGCCCGCTCGCGCTCTTGGCCGGGATCTACCTTATCACCACCATCCTTACCGAAATTCTCTCCAACAACGCGGCCGCAGTCCTCATGGCCACCCTCGCCATCGGAGCAGCCCAAAACCTCGGCGTAGACCCGCGCCCCTTCCTCGTAGCGGTGGCAGTCGCGGCCTCGGCCAGCTTCGCAACCCCCATCGGCTACCAGACCAACACCTACGTCTACGGCATTGGAGGCTACCGCTTCGCCGACTTTCTCAAAATCGGCATTCCCCTCAACGCCCTCGCCTTCCTGCTGGCCATGCTCGTCATCCCGCAAGTCTGGAGCTTCTAG
- a CDS encoding RrF2 family transcriptional regulator has translation MKLPKKAEYGLRAMIDLGIAHSLDHDRVPLSTLAEAENLPTKFLEQIFLQLRKDGFVKTQRGKAGGYYIARDISTIKVGELVRALDGPLAPISCASQSAYERCSCPDEEHCGLRMIMIDVRNAVSNILDRYSLKDVVEVTLRKIRRTGADNYFLRMSQNAGQRPAPANPSDPRDGFLAELAGELSTPTTKSHPPTK, from the coding sequence ATGAAGCTCCCCAAAAAAGCCGAATACGGCCTTCGCGCCATGATCGACCTCGGAATCGCCCACTCGCTCGACCACGATCGCGTCCCGCTCTCCACCCTCGCGGAGGCAGAAAACCTGCCCACCAAATTCCTCGAACAAATCTTCCTGCAGCTCCGCAAGGACGGCTTCGTCAAAACCCAGCGCGGCAAAGCTGGCGGCTACTACATCGCCCGCGACATCTCTACGATTAAGGTAGGGGAACTGGTACGCGCCCTCGACGGACCGCTCGCCCCCATAAGCTGCGCCAGCCAATCCGCCTACGAGCGCTGCTCCTGCCCCGACGAGGAGCATTGCGGCCTGCGCATGATCATGATCGACGTGCGCAACGCGGTTTCCAACATCCTCGACCGCTACAGCCTCAAGGACGTCGTCGAAGTCACCCTGCGCAAGATCCGCCGCACTGGAGCCGACAACTATTTCCTGCGCATGAGCCAAAACGCGGGGCAAAGACCCGCCCCCGCCAATCCCTCCGACCCTAGGGACGGCTTTCTCGCCGAACTCGCCGGCGAGCTTTCCACCCCAACCACCAAATCTCACCCCCCGACCAAATGA
- a CDS encoding ABC transporter permease — protein MHAILTLVRKDFTLFFKDKTAILLTFLVPFFVIYIVGNIFSGAGDNGGLSSNIKLAIYNESGDPTANALIEGLEAEQSIELIRDTAGPEQTRIPLDRDSIRQGIVDHDYNFALIIPQDYLKEDGIGLRLEFLSNPKNQIEAQIINGLVQKAVFTQLPQLMSGQLDRYQRQFMGEEKYTEFMDGFAALISLTYENVEYEEIRQNMGFEGLSKLLSSDSSDSDSAASSEGLLQDLIQIEEDQVFGKEVKNPYLTRMIGGYAIMFLLFATTGSAASLFEERNDGIFLRLLSMPVKRTHILWSKFIFNTILGVVQALTLFVASSFLFKVDVFPNFLNLFVVSLFASAACTAFGMFLASVSKTPQQAQGFGTLLIISMSALGGAWFPLSMMPEPMQVIGKFTLVYWGVESYLGALWEEAGLFALIPQLGVLAGIALALNLISTWRFKTGDLFR, from the coding sequence ATGCACGCCATCCTCACTCTCGTTCGCAAGGACTTCACTCTGTTCTTCAAGGACAAGACCGCCATCTTGCTCACCTTTCTGGTCCCCTTCTTCGTCATCTACATCGTGGGGAATATCTTTTCCGGCGCCGGCGACAACGGAGGCCTCTCCTCCAACATCAAGCTGGCCATCTACAACGAGTCGGGCGATCCCACCGCCAACGCCCTGATTGAAGGTCTCGAAGCGGAGCAGAGCATCGAATTGATCCGCGATACCGCCGGCCCCGAGCAAACGCGCATACCCCTCGACCGCGACTCCATCCGCCAAGGCATCGTGGACCACGACTACAACTTCGCCCTCATCATTCCCCAAGACTACCTCAAGGAAGATGGCATCGGCCTGCGTCTCGAGTTTCTATCCAATCCAAAGAACCAGATCGAAGCCCAAATCATAAACGGGCTCGTGCAAAAAGCTGTCTTCACCCAATTGCCCCAGCTCATGTCCGGGCAGCTCGACCGCTATCAACGCCAGTTCATGGGCGAAGAAAAATACACCGAGTTCATGGACGGGTTCGCCGCCCTGATTAGCCTAACGTACGAGAATGTTGAATACGAAGAGATCCGGCAAAACATGGGCTTCGAAGGCTTAAGCAAACTTCTGAGCTCCGACTCCTCCGATTCCGATTCGGCTGCCTCATCCGAGGGCCTCCTCCAAGATCTCATCCAGATAGAGGAAGACCAAGTCTTCGGCAAAGAAGTCAAAAATCCCTACCTCACCCGCATGATCGGCGGCTACGCCATCATGTTCCTCCTCTTTGCCACCACCGGATCCGCCGCCTCCCTCTTCGAGGAACGCAACGACGGCATCTTCCTCCGCCTGCTCTCCATGCCCGTCAAACGCACCCATATCCTCTGGTCCAAGTTCATCTTCAATACCATCCTCGGCGTCGTTCAGGCCCTCACCCTCTTCGTTGCCTCCTCCTTCCTTTTCAAAGTCGACGTCTTCCCCAATTTCCTCAACCTTTTCGTCGTCAGCCTTTTCGCCTCGGCGGCCTGTACCGCCTTCGGCATGTTCCTTGCCTCCGTATCCAAAACGCCCCAACAAGCCCAAGGCTTCGGCACCCTGCTCATCATCAGCATGAGCGCCCTCGGCGGTGCCTGGTTCCCGCTCAGCATGATGCCCGAGCCCATGCAAGTCATCGGCAAGTTCACCCTCGTCTACTGGGGTGTCGAGTCCTACCTGGGAGCCCTCTGGGAAGAGGCAGGACTATTCGCCTTGATTCCCCAACTCGGCGTGCTCGCCGGCATCGCCCTAGCGCTCAACCTGATCTCGACCTGGCGCTTCAAGACCGGGGACCTCTTTCGCTAA
- a CDS encoding response regulator — MKLRTQFFTILLLAFGSLSILLILGRQRLSEAVADTEQIVDHQFNPLVFENAPRLQETYEGLTGLLNTIRDANQARIAQIKSTYLTRSQDEIQRLINDARDSLQNMESTLGVVTKTLPVSLRKDWDNHQQTIDNWIEEERRIIQLTEELSQQIASRAHSHELAEQAFIPFRASIDTLGERADQQLENIKPGSDLADIGRAISLILNADRDSYQARISEQRIVLHVEPDAQRYRRTRAEYEENMQQITRRLDEAQELLDSSESIGFAVVNDLYDKWAKHSASAVAISDQILDKLRQRERRIGDANLLFTQSQDWLSQAHARLKSIAVEEFDAFESARSEALSTSDNIRERARAYLLLFNILAILAFLCFLVLLVFQKRLVHNLIGLSTYLSELDEKKLGTPYRMPPQKILPSIELQQLADNLNAMRRRLVDIIQAHKDALKDLSRSEARFSSLFYNSVSPILLADPQNGKIVDGNQAAADLYKVSVEDLRQSELARFDAPNTGSRHTIAKSIERLAETNSLQFESPQQRDDNSAFDAQVYAGTVEIEERPHALIMINDVSKRVEFEQQLLKAKEAAEASSRAKDEFLSVMSHELRTPLNPIIGYAQLLEANSGDNADAAEFASGILTGANHMLNVVDRILQFTQLSQDESPAHPQSFTHETLLQEVRDYAQLNAQQGQVTFQNGNDSLQALFPSATLSGPKLNIAQILLNLLENALKYSGGAPVKITTGLSQTLTSCTLHVIVEDQGPGVPETFRNALFSPFTQADSSFTREHEGLGLGLAICKKLATQADGKISYEPNSPQGSRFIATFPVTLKKSLPSTPSDPSAKSPPAATPRARPHTQILLVEDNPENARYISYVLDQLGYQVDFASDGPQAIEKARQKRYQAALIDISLKDMDGLEILNRLKQIPDFEQQTKSIAVTAHASNLMRETCLSHGFDDFLTKPVSAELLGNTIHRHLSN, encoded by the coding sequence ATGAAGCTCCGAACCCAATTCTTCACCATCCTCCTGCTCGCCTTCGGCAGCCTCAGCATCCTCCTCATCCTCGGACGCCAACGACTCAGCGAGGCAGTCGCCGACACCGAGCAAATCGTGGACCACCAGTTCAACCCGCTCGTTTTCGAAAACGCCCCCCGGCTCCAGGAAACCTACGAAGGCCTCACCGGTTTGCTCAACACCATCCGCGACGCCAACCAGGCCCGCATCGCCCAAATAAAGTCTACCTACCTCACCCGCTCCCAGGACGAAATCCAACGACTCATCAACGACGCCCGCGACAGCCTGCAAAATATGGAGTCCACCCTGGGCGTCGTGACCAAGACGCTGCCCGTTTCCCTCAGAAAAGACTGGGACAACCACCAGCAAACCATCGACAACTGGATCGAGGAGGAACGCCGCATCATCCAACTCACCGAGGAGCTATCCCAGCAAATCGCCTCCCGCGCCCATTCCCACGAGCTCGCCGAGCAAGCCTTCATCCCCTTCCGGGCCTCCATCGACACCCTCGGAGAACGCGCCGACCAGCAACTCGAAAACATCAAGCCAGGATCCGACCTAGCAGACATCGGCAGGGCCATCAGCCTCATCCTCAACGCTGACCGCGACTCCTACCAAGCTCGCATCTCCGAGCAACGCATCGTGCTGCACGTCGAGCCCGACGCCCAGCGCTACCGCCGCACCCGCGCCGAGTACGAAGAAAACATGCAGCAAATCACCCGCCGCCTCGACGAAGCACAAGAGCTGCTCGACAGCTCCGAGAGCATCGGCTTCGCCGTCGTCAACGACCTCTACGACAAATGGGCCAAGCACTCCGCTTCCGCCGTCGCCATTTCCGACCAAATCCTCGACAAGCTCCGCCAACGCGAGCGCCGCATCGGCGACGCCAACCTCCTCTTCACCCAAAGCCAAGACTGGCTCTCCCAAGCCCACGCCCGCCTCAAATCCATCGCCGTGGAAGAGTTCGACGCCTTCGAGAGCGCCCGCTCGGAAGCCCTCTCCACCAGCGACAACATCCGCGAGCGGGCCCGCGCCTACCTCCTCCTCTTCAACATCCTAGCCATCCTCGCCTTCCTCTGCTTCCTCGTCCTGCTCGTCTTCCAGAAGCGACTCGTGCACAACCTGATCGGCCTTTCCACCTACCTCTCCGAACTCGACGAAAAGAAGCTCGGCACGCCCTACCGCATGCCCCCCCAGAAAATCCTCCCCAGCATCGAACTCCAGCAACTGGCCGACAACCTGAACGCTATGCGACGTCGCCTCGTCGACATCATCCAAGCCCACAAGGACGCCCTTAAAGACCTCTCCCGCTCGGAAGCCCGCTTCTCCAGCCTCTTCTACAACTCCGTCTCGCCCATCCTGCTCGCCGATCCCCAAAACGGCAAGATCGTCGACGGGAACCAAGCCGCCGCCGACCTCTACAAAGTCAGCGTGGAAGACTTGCGCCAAAGCGAACTCGCCCGCTTCGACGCCCCTAACACCGGCTCCCGCCACACCATCGCGAAAAGCATCGAACGCCTCGCCGAAACCAACTCCCTGCAGTTCGAGAGCCCCCAGCAACGAGACGACAACAGCGCCTTCGACGCCCAAGTCTACGCCGGCACCGTAGAAATCGAAGAACGGCCCCATGCCCTCATCATGATCAACGACGTCAGCAAACGCGTCGAATTCGAGCAACAACTCCTCAAGGCCAAGGAAGCGGCCGAAGCCTCCAGCCGGGCCAAGGACGAATTCCTCTCCGTCATGAGCCACGAACTGCGCACCCCCCTCAATCCCATCATCGGCTACGCCCAACTCCTGGAGGCCAACTCGGGCGACAACGCCGACGCCGCCGAGTTCGCCAGCGGCATCCTCACTGGAGCCAACCACATGCTCAACGTCGTGGACCGCATCCTCCAGTTCACCCAACTCAGCCAGGACGAGTCCCCCGCCCACCCTCAAAGCTTCACCCACGAAACCCTCCTGCAGGAAGTCCGCGACTACGCCCAGCTCAACGCCCAGCAGGGCCAGGTCACCTTCCAAAACGGCAACGACTCCCTGCAAGCCCTCTTCCCCAGCGCCACCCTGAGCGGCCCCAAGCTCAACATCGCCCAAATCCTCCTCAACCTCCTCGAAAACGCCCTCAAGTACTCAGGCGGCGCCCCCGTCAAGATCACCACCGGACTCTCCCAAACGCTCACCAGCTGTACCCTCCACGTCATCGTGGAAGACCAGGGCCCCGGCGTTCCCGAAACCTTCCGCAACGCCCTCTTCTCCCCCTTCACCCAAGCCGACAGCTCCTTCACCCGCGAGCACGAAGGACTCGGTCTCGGACTCGCCATTTGCAAGAAATTGGCAACCCAAGCCGACGGAAAGATCTCCTACGAACCCAATTCCCCGCAAGGTAGCCGCTTCATCGCGACCTTCCCCGTCACCCTCAAAAAAAGCCTCCCCTCCACCCCCAGCGACCCCTCCGCCAAAAGTCCTCCCGCCGCAACGCCCCGGGCCCGGCCCCATACCCAAATCCTTCTCGTAGAGGACAATCCCGAAAACGCTCGCTACATCAGCTACGTGCTCGACCAGCTCGGCTACCAAGTCGACTTCGCCAGCGACGGTCCCCAAGCCATCGAAAAAGCGCGGCAGAAACGCTACCAAGCTGCCCTCATCGACATCTCCCTCAAAGACATGGACGGCCTCGAAATCCTCAATCGACTCAAGCAAATCCCCGACTTCGAGCAGCAAACCAAAAGCATCGCCGTTACCGCCCACGCCTCAAACCTCATGCGGGAAACCTGCCTCTCCCACGGTTTCGACGACTTCCTGACCAAGCCCGTCTCCGCCGAACTCCTCGGCAATACCATCCACCGCCACCTCTCGAACTAA
- a CDS encoding ABC transporter ATP-binding protein, with protein MSLLKAESLSKRFASTQALQDLSLSIEAGSFYGLLGPNGAGKSTFMSIVSGFLTQDSGTLTLEGKSIDPNNIAQKKKIGLSPQHIALYKELSAESNLKLFGRLYGLSGKELSHQIQYALEVAQLTERRHSAVKEFSGGMKRRLNIAAALMHKPKILLCDEPTVGVDPQSRNAIFETLLQLKAEGMTIVYSTHYMEEAERLCDQIAIIDAGNILRTGTLDTLLQELPRTNIIRARAHSLDLANQAALQQFGEVVQDGSFLQLKTQAGFKLSQFFRWTEEQGLDAANFQIARPSLENLFLHLTGRELRE; from the coding sequence ATGAGCCTCCTTAAAGCCGAATCCCTTTCCAAGCGCTTTGCCTCTACCCAAGCGTTGCAAGACCTCAGCCTTTCTATCGAAGCCGGCAGCTTCTACGGTCTCCTCGGCCCGAACGGAGCCGGCAAGTCCACCTTCATGAGCATTGTATCCGGATTTCTGACACAAGACTCCGGCACCCTCACCCTCGAAGGCAAGTCCATCGATCCCAACAATATTGCCCAGAAGAAAAAAATAGGCCTCTCACCCCAACACATTGCCCTCTACAAGGAACTCTCCGCAGAAAGTAACCTCAAGCTCTTCGGAAGGCTCTACGGCCTTTCCGGCAAAGAGCTTTCGCATCAAATCCAATACGCTCTTGAAGTGGCCCAGCTCACGGAGCGACGACACTCCGCGGTCAAGGAGTTCTCAGGAGGCATGAAACGGCGCCTCAACATCGCTGCTGCCCTCATGCACAAGCCAAAGATCTTGCTGTGCGACGAGCCCACTGTCGGCGTCGATCCCCAATCCCGCAATGCCATCTTCGAAACCCTGCTCCAGCTGAAAGCCGAAGGCATGACCATCGTCTATTCGACGCACTACATGGAAGAAGCCGAACGGCTCTGCGACCAGATCGCCATCATCGACGCCGGGAATATTCTGCGTACTGGAACACTCGATACGCTGCTTCAGGAACTTCCTCGTACCAACATCATCCGAGCCCGAGCCCATTCTCTGGACCTCGCCAACCAAGCCGCCTTACAACAATTCGGCGAAGTCGTCCAGGACGGCAGTTTCCTGCAACTCAAGACCCAAGCAGGCTTCAAGCTCTCCCAATTCTTCCGTTGGACGGAGGAACAAGGCCTCGATGCCGCCAACTTCCAAATCGCTCGCCCCTCACTGGAAAACCTCTTCCTCCACCTCACCGGCCGCGAGCTCCGCGAGTAA